The Planctomycetia bacterium nucleotide sequence TCCTCCCGCGTGAAGACATGCCGTTCTTGGCCGACGGAACGCCGATTCAGATCATGCTCAATCCGCTGGGCGTGCCGAGCCGTATGAACGTCGGTCAGATTTTGGAAACGCATCTCGGTTGGGCCGGGGCGAAGCTCGGCTTCCAAGCCGTGACGCCGGTCTTCGACGGTGCGAGCGAAGAAGACATTCACAAGTGTCTCAAAGACGCCGGCCTACCGCTGTCGGGCAAGTCGCAATTGTTCGATGGTCGGACCGGCGAAGCGTTCGAGCAGAACACGACGGTCGGTTACATCTACATGTTGAAGCTGCATCACTTGGTCGACGACAAAGTTCACGCTCGTTCGACCGGCCCGTACTCGCTCATCACGCAGCAGCCTTTGGGCGGCAAGGCGCGGTTCGGCGGTCAGCGGTTCGGCGAAATGGAAGTGTGGGCGTTGGAGGCCTACGGCGCCGCTTACATCCTGCAAGAGTTGCTCACCGTCAAGAGCGACGACGTCGAAGGACGCACGAAGATTTACGAATCGATGGTCAAGGGCGAGAACACGCTGGAAGCAGGCACCCCGGCCAGCTTCGACGTGCTCACGAACGAAATCCGCGGCCTTGGCTTGAACATGCAGCTGGAGAAGCGCCGCATCTGAAATGACTAATGACTAATGACCAATGACTAACGCCGGTCGCACGGCGAGAGTCATTCGGTCATCGTCGTTACTTTAGGCATTTGACATTAGACATTAGTCATTCGAACACAACATTGGGTCGACCCAGGACCCCTTAGGAGAATAAACCATGAGCGTCGGCGAAAGCTCTTACGATCGGATTAACGACTACGCCTCGGTGAAGATCAGCCTCGCGCGTCCGCACGATATTCGTAGCTGGTCGTTCGGCGAAGTGAAGAAGCCCGAGACGATCAACTACCGCACCTATCGCCCGGAAAAAGACGGCCTCTTCTGCGAGCGCATTTTCGGCCCTGAAAAGGATTGGGAATGCTCCTGCGGCAAGTACCGCGGCATGAAGTACAAGGGGATGATCTGCGACCGCTGCGGCGTGAAGGTCACGCATAGCCGCGTGCGCCGCAAGCGCATGGGCCATATCGAATTGGCCGCGCCGGTCGTCCATATTTGGTTCTTCAAAGCGATGCCTAGCCGCTTGGGCAATCTGCTCGATATGAAGACCACGGCGATGGAAAAGATCATCTATTTCCAAGACTACGTCGTCATCGATCCGAAAGAGACGCCGCTCAAGAAAAACCAGATGCTGACGGAAGACGAATACCGTCAGGCCCGTGAGCAATACGGCGACGGCTCGTTCGACGCCGATATGGGCGCCGAAGCGGTGCGCAAGATGCTCGCCGGTTTGGAGCTCGTCTCGCTGTCGCAAGAATTGCGCAAGGCGCTCTCGGAAACCAGCTCGAAGCAAAAGCAGAAGGATCTGATCAATCGGCTGAAGATCGTCGAAAGCATTCGCGATTCCGACAACAAGCCGGAGTGGATGGTGCTCGACGTGATCCCGGTGATCCCGCCGGATCTCCGCCCGCTCGTCCTGTTGGATTCGGGCAACTTCGCCACGAGCGATTTGAACGATCTCTACCGCCGCATCATCAACCGCAACAACCGGTTGAAGAAGCTCGTCGACTTGAACGCGCCGGAAGTCATCATTCGCAACGAAAAGCGCATGCTGCAACAAGCGGTCGATGCGTTGTTCGACAACAACCGTTGCAAGCGCCCGGTCCTCGGCTCGAGCAATCGACCGCTCAAGTCCCTCACGGACATGATCAAGGGCAAGCAAGGCCGGTTCCGCGAAAACTTGCTCGGTAAGCGGGTCGATTACTCGGCTCGTTCCGTCATCGTCGTCGGTCCGCACTTGCGGCTGCATCAATGCGGCCTGCCGAAGAAGATCGCGCTGGAGCTTTATCAACCGTTCATCATTCGCCGCTTGAAAGAGCTCGGCCATGCCGACACGATCAAGAGCGCGAAGAAGATGCTCGAGCGTAAAGATACCGAAGTGTGGGATATTCTCGAAGAAGTAATTCGCAACCATCCCGTGTTGCTCAATCGCGCTCCGACGCTGCATCGCATGGGTATTCAAGCCTTCGAGCCGACGCTCGTCGAAGGGAACGCCATCAAGCTGCATCCGCTCGTCTGCAAAGGCTTCAACGCCGACTTCGACGGCGATCAAATGGCGGTCCACTTGCCGCTCTCGATCGAAGCCCAGGTCGAAGCCCATACGCTGATGATGTCGATTCACAACATCTTCAGCCCTGCCAACGGTGCGCCGATTATTTCGCCGTCGCAAGACGTCGTGATGGGTTGCTACTACGAAACGATGAACGTGCCGAATCGCAAAGGCGACGACATGATCTTCGGTTCCGTGTCGGAATGCATGCTCGCGCATGCGGTCGGCAAGGTCGATACGCATGCGCGGATCAAGTTCCGCCTGCCGAAAGATCGCCGCTTGAAGGGAGAAGGGGAACAAAAGCCCGGTATTCTCATCGAGACGACGATCGGCCGCGTCTTCTTCAACGACATGCTGCCCAAGGGGATGCCGTTCTACAACATCGCGATGCGTTCGAGCGAGTTGCAGAAGGTCATCAGCGACAGCTACCAGATGCTCGGCCGTCGCGCGACGATCGACCTATTAGACAACATGAATCGCTTCGGTTTCCGCATGGCGACGGCCTCGGGCCTGTCGTTCGCGACCGACGATCTCATCACTCCACCTACCAAGACGAAGATCATCGGTGAAGCGGAGAAGACGGTTCTCAAGTATCAAAAACTGTATCAACGCGGCGTGATCACCGAGCAAGAGCGTTACAACTCCGTCCTCGATGCTTGGACGCATGCTCGCGAACGCATCACCGCGGAAATGATGAAAGAACACGAGAACGATTATCGGTCGGAAGGCTACGTGAACCCGATTTACCTCATGGCCCACTCCGGCGCGCGAGGCGGTGTCGAGCAGATTCGTCAGCTGGCCGGTATGCGTGGTTTGATGGCGAAGCCGTCCGGTAAGATTATCGAAACGCCGATCAAGGCCAACTTCCGCGAAGGCCTAACGGTGCTCGAATACTTCAGCTCGACGCACGGTGCTCGTAAGGGCTTGGCCGATACGGCTCTCAAGACGGCCGACTCCGGTTATCTGACGCGTAAGCTCGCCGACGTCGCGCAGAACGTCGTCGTTACGATCCAAGATTGCAAGACGACGCAAGGCATCACGAAGGGAACGATCTATCGCGGCGAGAAGGTCGAAGTTCGGCTTTCCGACTCGATCCGCGGCCGTTGCAGCCGCACGAACATCGTCAACCCGATCACCGACGAAGTCATCGTTCGTGAAAACGATTTGATCACGCCGACCATCGCCCGCCGCATCGAAGACATGGGCTTGGAGAAGATCCAAGTTCGTAGCCCGATGACGTGCGAAGCGTCGCTCGGTGTTTGCCGCTTGTGCTACGGCATGGATCTCTCGACCGGTTCGATGGTCGAAGAAGGCATGGCCGTCGGCATCATCGCCGCTCAGAGCATCGGCGAGCCGGGCACGCAGCTCACGATGCGTACGTTCCATATCGGTGGAGCGGGCCAACGTCAGTTGGAAGAAAAAGAAATCAAGGCGAAGAAGACCGGTATCGTGAAGTTCACGCGCATGAAGGTTGTGCGCAACATTGAAGGTCAGCTCGTCGTGCTCACCCGCAACGGTGAAATCTCCTTGCTCGATCCGAAGGGTCGCGAGTTGGAGAAGTACGAGATCCCTGCCGGTGCCGTGTTGCACGTCGAAGAGAATGCGGAAGTCCAAGCAGGAGGCGTCCTCTGCGAGTGGGATCCGCATAGCATCCCGATTCTCGCGGAAAAAGCAGGCAAGGTTCGCTACGAAGAAATCATCGACGGCGAAACGGTCCGCAGCGAGAAAGACACGACCGGTAACATTCGTAAGATCATCACCGAGCATAAGGGTGAGTTGCACCCGCAGATCATCATCGAAGATGAGCACGGGAAGATTCTCGACTTCTATTACCTGCCCGAGAAGGCGCATCTTGAAGTCAACGAAGGTGAAATCATTACCGGCGGTAAGTTACTCGCGAAGACTCCGCGTGAAGCGGCAGGCACGCAAGACATCACCGGCGGTCTCCCTCGCGTGACGGAAATCTTCGAAGCTCGCAAGCCGAAAGATCCGGCGGTCATCGCCGAAATCGACGGCACGGTCGAGATCCTCGGCGAGAAGCGCCGCGGCAAGCGAACGATCATCGTCAAGAGCGAGAGCGGCATCGAACGCGAACATCTCGTGTCGCACGGTAAGCATCTTCGGGTGCATAGCGGCGACTACGTTCGCGCCGGCGAAGCGCTCGTCGACGGTCCTTTGGTGCCGCACGATATTCTCCGGATCTCCGGCGAAGAAGCGGTGCAGCATTATCTGACCCGCGAGATTCAAAACGTCTATCGCAGCCAGCGCGTGGAAATCGACGACAAGCACATCGAGATCATCGTCTCGTCGATGCTCCGCAAGGTGCGCATCGAAACCGTCGGCGACACCGGCTTGCTGCCGGGCAGCCTGATGGATCGCATCGAATTCCGCACGGCCAACCAAGGGCTGCACGGTTGCGTTCGCATCACGCAAAAGGGCGACAGCGAATTCGCCGAAGGCTCGATCGTTCCGAAGGAAACCTTGGAACAGGTCAACGCTCAGATCGAAACTCTCGGCGGCACTCCGACCAAGGGAGCTCGTCCGAAGCCGGCTACTGCGAGCACGCAGTTGTTGGGAATCACGAAGGCGTCGGTGCAAAGCTCCAGCTTCATCTCCGCCGCGAGCTTCCAAGAGACGACGAAAGTGCTCACCGAAGCGGCGCTGGCCGGCAAGGTCGACAAGCTCGTCGGCCTCAAGGAAAACGTTATTCTCGGCCACTTGATTCCTGCCGGAACCGGTTTCAAGACCTACCAAGAATCGGAAGTCCGGATCAATCCGCAAGCGTTGGAAGACATCGCCGCGGAGAAAGACAAAGTCTTGTCGCGCAGCTTCCCGCTGCTCGATGGTGCCGGCGACGGCGAACGGAAGCCGGCCGCCGAAACCAAAACCGCCAGCTCGCTCGACGCTTTGTTGGGTGGTGCCGGCGGAGAATAGTCTCTTCTCACCGACCTTTAGGTGAGAAGAGAAGCTAGGCCGAGCGGCGAGGTTTCGGTGAAGAACCGACTCGCCGGCGGCCGAACGAATGCAGGTTGCAGTACGAAGAATCGAAATGCGAAAAATGAGCGGTTTGCGTCGGGTTTAGGCCCGGCAGACCGGCGAATCGGGATCTTGGCTCGCCCTTGACAGGCACCGGGGTTTCGATAGGCTAAAAGGCTCGAAATTTTTCAAATTTCGTTGCATGGCCGAAGTGCTAGATTTTCAGGTTTGATTTTAAAGGGCCGTGGTCGAAACGGCCCCCTTGGATAACTCCCCTCCGGACGACGAACGGACCCGCGAATGCCGACGATCAATCAGCTCGTAAAGAACAACCGCAAGGCGCCACGCCGCTTCAGCAAGAGCCCGGTGCTTGAGAAGTGCCCGCAAAAGCGCGGCGTGTGCTTGCAAGTCAAGACGATGACCCCGAAGAAGCCGAACTCGGCCCTTCGTAAGATCGCCCGCGTGCGGTTGTCGAACGGCAAGGAAGTGACGGTTTACATTCCGGGCGAAGGCCACAACCTGCAAGAGCACTCGATCGTCCTCGTGCGCGGCGGTCGTGTTCGCGACTTGCCGGGCGTGCGCTACCACATCGTTCGTGGCGCGCTCGATACGCTCGGCGTTACCGGTCGTAAGCAATCGCGCAGCTTGTACGGTGCGAAGAAGTCGTAACGTGCGTCGCGGCTTACGAAGCCCGTCGGCCCTGTGCGGCCGCGCTTCGTAAGACTTTCACACGCAGTAATTCTAAAATCAGTCACTCTCAAATACCGAAGTCGTCAGCTTCTCGATAGGAATCATCAGATGGGTCGTATTACCGCCAGCCGTACCATGCTCGCTCCCGACGCGCGATTCAACTCGCTGCTGGTGAGCAAATTCATCAACTGCTTGATGTACGACGGCAAGAAGAATCGGGCCACGCGCGTGTTCTACGATGCGATGGACGTCATCGCGGACAAGATCAAAGATGCCGATCCGGGCGAAGTGTTCAATCGGGCCATCGACAACGTGAAGCCGGAAGTCGAAGTCCGCTCGAAGCGGGTCGGCGGTGCGGCTTACCAAGTGCCGATGCAGGTCAACAAGGTCCGTCAGCAATCGTTGGCGATCCGCTGGGTGTTGATGGCCGTTCGCGAAAAGAAGGGCCGCGCCACCCATGAGAAGCTCGCCGACGAGCTTATGGCCGCCTACAAGCGTGAAGGAACCGCCGTGACGAAGCGCGACAACGTGCATCGCATGGCCGACGCCAACAAGGCGTTCGCGCACTTCGCGTGGTAAGCTGCGGCTACGGTCGATAAGCTCCGGCGAAGATCGCCGAATGTCTGTAGAATCTCCAATGACGAACGAAGGTCTCACGACTTCCGTTCGTCATTTTTTTGTTTTGAGTTCGTCTCTCGTTCGTCATTCAGACCTTAGTCGTTAGGCATTCTCGGCCATGGCTCGCAAGCTAGAAAACATCCGCAACATCGGCATCATCGCCCACATCGATGCCGGCAAGACCACGCTGACCGAGCGGATGCTGTTCTATGCCGGTGCGATTCATCGCATGGGCGACGTCGACAAGGGAACCACGACGACCGACTTCGACCAGGAAGAGCAAGAGCGCGGCATCACGATCTACGCCGCTTGCGTGACGTTTCCCTGGCGCGACTGCGTCGTGAACTTGATCGACACGCCGGGCCACGTCGACTTCACGGCCGAAGTGGAGCGGAGCTTGCGCGTGCTTGATGGCGCCGTGGTCGTATTCAGCGCACGCGAAGGGGTCGAAGCGCAGAGCGAAACGGTGTGGCGTCAGGCCGATCGGCATCATGTTCCGCGGCTGGCGTTCATCAACAAGATGGATCGCGACGGGGCCGATTTTTACGGCACGGTCGAAGAGATGCGCAATCGATTGGAGGCGAACCCGGTGCCGATCCAGATTCCCGTCGGCATCGGCCCGCCGCATCTGCCCGACAGGTTCCGCGGGATGATCGATCTGATCCGGATGAAGTTCGTCACCTTCTCGGCCGAAACGCAAGGTCGCGAAGAGACGCTCTCCGACATCCCGGAAGACTTGGAACTCGACGCCCACGAATGGCGCAACAAGCTGTTGGAATCGCTCTACGACCAAAGTGCCGAGCTCATGGAGCTCGGCCTCGGCGATGCGCCGATTCCCGAAGAGTTGTTGCATCAGGTGATCCGCGAAGCGACCATCGCGCGCAAGATCGTGCCGGTCCTCTGCGGCACGGCGCTGGATCACGTCGGGATCCCGCCGGTGCTCGATTCCGTGGCCCGTTATCTGCCGAGCCCGCTCGACGTTCCTCCGGTCGAAGGAGTCGACCCGAAGAACCGCGAGAAGAAGCTCATTCGCAGCCCTGATCCCGAGGAGCCGTATTGCGGCTTGGTGTTCAAAATCCTTGCCGATAAATACGGCGATCAAGCGTTCGTGCGGTTGTATTCCGGCACGCTCAAGGCGAACAGCCGCGCGTTCAATCCCGACAAAGACAAGAAGGAAAACGTCAGCCAACTCTGGCACATTCAAGCCGATCGGCGAGAGCAGGTCGAGAGCGTCGAAGCGGGCGATATCATCTGCATCGTCGGCCTACGGCACTCGATCACCGGCGACACGCTCTGCGATGTGAAAGACCCGATCTTGCTGGAGACGATTCAATTTCCGGAGACCGTCATTTCGATGGCGATCGAGCCGGAAACCTCGGCCGAGCGCAAGAAGTTGGCGGAGACGTTGGAGATGCTGAAGCGGCAGGACCCGACGTTCCGCGCAGGCGATAGCTCCGAGACCGGGCAGACGCTCATCAGCGGCATGGGTGAATTGCATCTCGAAGTCATCAAACACCGCTTGCTGCGAGATTTCAAACTCAAGGTGAAGGTTCACAAGCCGCGCGTCAGCTATCGCGAAACGGTGCAGCGCGCGGTCGAAGCGACCGGCGAGTGTCGGCAGCAAGTCGCCGATAAGGCGCTGTTCGCGAAAGTGAAAATCAAGCTGGAACCGACCGGACCGGCGACGCTCTTGGAATCGGTCCATCGCCCGAGCGAACGACAAGAGCGGACGACGCAGGTCTTGAACTTGGCCGGCGATAAGTTGCCGCCGCTCTTCGCCACCGCGGCGATCGAGGTGCTGAGCCAGCAGTGCGAAGGTTCCGGCTTGGTCGGCTTCCCGCTCATGAAGCTCCGCGTGACGTTGCTCGGCGGCGAGTTCAACGAACTCGAAAGCAACGAACTCGCGTTTCGTCGGGCCGCGGCCGATGCCTTTCATCATGCGCTCGAAGCGGCGGGAGTCGCGCTGCTCGAGCCGATCATGAAGCTCGAAATCACGACTCCGGAAGAAAGCCTGGGCGAGATCGTCGCCGACTTGCAGCAACGCCGCGCCACGATTACCGAAACGCTGGTGCGTGGGCGGAACACGATCGTCGGTGCGCTGGCCCCGCTCGCCTCGCTGTTCGGCTACGCCGGCGCGATCCGCAGCTTGAGCCAAGGCCGCGCCAGTTGCTCGATGGAGCCGGCGGCTTATGGACCTGCGCCGAAGGAGGTCGCCGAGACGTTCATGATGTGACCGATTAACGGTGAGCGAGAGAAAAACACGCGGTCTGGCTCAGCTGAGTCGTGGTCGGAGCCCGAAGACTCGTAAAGTTTCATATTTTGCGACTTCTTCGATCTCTCCAGGCTCGCGTGGCTTCCGTAGTCTGCGTTGTTTGTCCGGTCGAAAAGTGGAAGATTGTGCGGTTTGTATGCGAATTTCGAGCGCGCGGCTCAATCGTGCTCAGGCCTGGCAGGGGAAATGCCGAAAACTTTGAGATTCATCCCGTTGACACCTCGGACTGACTCTCTTATTATTGCCGTTTCCCATTCGCGGAGCCGACTCGCATTGATGAGTCGCTCGGCCCTCTCC carries:
- the rpoC gene encoding DNA-directed RNA polymerase subunit beta', whose protein sequence is MSVGESSYDRINDYASVKISLARPHDIRSWSFGEVKKPETINYRTYRPEKDGLFCERIFGPEKDWECSCGKYRGMKYKGMICDRCGVKVTHSRVRRKRMGHIELAAPVVHIWFFKAMPSRLGNLLDMKTTAMEKIIYFQDYVVIDPKETPLKKNQMLTEDEYRQAREQYGDGSFDADMGAEAVRKMLAGLELVSLSQELRKALSETSSKQKQKDLINRLKIVESIRDSDNKPEWMVLDVIPVIPPDLRPLVLLDSGNFATSDLNDLYRRIINRNNRLKKLVDLNAPEVIIRNEKRMLQQAVDALFDNNRCKRPVLGSSNRPLKSLTDMIKGKQGRFRENLLGKRVDYSARSVIVVGPHLRLHQCGLPKKIALELYQPFIIRRLKELGHADTIKSAKKMLERKDTEVWDILEEVIRNHPVLLNRAPTLHRMGIQAFEPTLVEGNAIKLHPLVCKGFNADFDGDQMAVHLPLSIEAQVEAHTLMMSIHNIFSPANGAPIISPSQDVVMGCYYETMNVPNRKGDDMIFGSVSECMLAHAVGKVDTHARIKFRLPKDRRLKGEGEQKPGILIETTIGRVFFNDMLPKGMPFYNIAMRSSELQKVISDSYQMLGRRATIDLLDNMNRFGFRMATASGLSFATDDLITPPTKTKIIGEAEKTVLKYQKLYQRGVITEQERYNSVLDAWTHARERITAEMMKEHENDYRSEGYVNPIYLMAHSGARGGVEQIRQLAGMRGLMAKPSGKIIETPIKANFREGLTVLEYFSSTHGARKGLADTALKTADSGYLTRKLADVAQNVVVTIQDCKTTQGITKGTIYRGEKVEVRLSDSIRGRCSRTNIVNPITDEVIVRENDLITPTIARRIEDMGLEKIQVRSPMTCEASLGVCRLCYGMDLSTGSMVEEGMAVGIIAAQSIGEPGTQLTMRTFHIGGAGQRQLEEKEIKAKKTGIVKFTRMKVVRNIEGQLVVLTRNGEISLLDPKGRELEKYEIPAGAVLHVEENAEVQAGGVLCEWDPHSIPILAEKAGKVRYEEIIDGETVRSEKDTTGNIRKIITEHKGELHPQIIIEDEHGKILDFYYLPEKAHLEVNEGEIITGGKLLAKTPREAAGTQDITGGLPRVTEIFEARKPKDPAVIAEIDGTVEILGEKRRGKRTIIVKSESGIEREHLVSHGKHLRVHSGDYVRAGEALVDGPLVPHDILRISGEEAVQHYLTREIQNVYRSQRVEIDDKHIEIIVSSMLRKVRIETVGDTGLLPGSLMDRIEFRTANQGLHGCVRITQKGDSEFAEGSIVPKETLEQVNAQIETLGGTPTKGARPKPATASTQLLGITKASVQSSSFISAASFQETTKVLTEAALAGKVDKLVGLKENVILGHLIPAGTGFKTYQESEVRINPQALEDIAAEKDKVLSRSFPLLDGAGDGERKPAAETKTASSLDALLGGAGGE
- the rpsL gene encoding 30S ribosomal protein S12; this encodes MPTINQLVKNNRKAPRRFSKSPVLEKCPQKRGVCLQVKTMTPKKPNSALRKIARVRLSNGKEVTVYIPGEGHNLQEHSIVLVRGGRVRDLPGVRYHIVRGALDTLGVTGRKQSRSLYGAKKS
- the rpsG gene encoding 30S ribosomal protein S7; protein product: MGRITASRTMLAPDARFNSLLVSKFINCLMYDGKKNRATRVFYDAMDVIADKIKDADPGEVFNRAIDNVKPEVEVRSKRVGGAAYQVPMQVNKVRQQSLAIRWVLMAVREKKGRATHEKLADELMAAYKREGTAVTKRDNVHRMADANKAFAHFAW
- the fusA gene encoding elongation factor G codes for the protein MARKLENIRNIGIIAHIDAGKTTLTERMLFYAGAIHRMGDVDKGTTTTDFDQEEQERGITIYAACVTFPWRDCVVNLIDTPGHVDFTAEVERSLRVLDGAVVVFSAREGVEAQSETVWRQADRHHVPRLAFINKMDRDGADFYGTVEEMRNRLEANPVPIQIPVGIGPPHLPDRFRGMIDLIRMKFVTFSAETQGREETLSDIPEDLELDAHEWRNKLLESLYDQSAELMELGLGDAPIPEELLHQVIREATIARKIVPVLCGTALDHVGIPPVLDSVARYLPSPLDVPPVEGVDPKNREKKLIRSPDPEEPYCGLVFKILADKYGDQAFVRLYSGTLKANSRAFNPDKDKKENVSQLWHIQADRREQVESVEAGDIICIVGLRHSITGDTLCDVKDPILLETIQFPETVISMAIEPETSAERKKLAETLEMLKRQDPTFRAGDSSETGQTLISGMGELHLEVIKHRLLRDFKLKVKVHKPRVSYRETVQRAVEATGECRQQVADKALFAKVKIKLEPTGPATLLESVHRPSERQERTTQVLNLAGDKLPPLFATAAIEVLSQQCEGSGLVGFPLMKLRVTLLGGEFNELESNELAFRRAAADAFHHALEAAGVALLEPIMKLEITTPEESLGEIVADLQQRRATITETLVRGRNTIVGALAPLASLFGYAGAIRSLSQGRASCSMEPAAYGPAPKEVAETFMM